A stretch of Argiope bruennichi chromosome 10, qqArgBrue1.1, whole genome shotgun sequence DNA encodes these proteins:
- the LOC129988961 gene encoding uncharacterized protein LOC129988961: MEDDKDVCRLMSLFFIKHIIEPSEMKIRGLSYPPCLLTREFSQSMQNVLTMRQMMVFWRWWKFFDTCCPKMLSSHEMYLKYVAYACLKEHECNRNIFDSFISVCALLKNMCNETLRKTGIDFCEANPFIFMVFYRNVLREVFHRRGGFQRLVEYIRDHRYSKWKYQRKGLISLDDPNAPDNDMHIDLTEKLKNELKREHIFETVIDLDEILSDKSSSILARVMLRTMEAQLPPLPSYQDLVKRLVDYRKKEISKKRRDEAVAKFEALEDAFQEYSCFNSDPKANIVSKQKENKRRSENIIQAVIKYNRSKHSVQANSNTPIHQEADRILKHLEGTIKSLIEIIDEYVSE; encoded by the coding sequence ATGGAAGACGATAAAGATGTGTGCAGATTGATGTCATTGTTTTTTATCAAACACATTATAGAACCTTCAGAAATGAAGATTCGAGGTTTATCATATCCACCCTGTTTATTAACAAGGGAGTTTTCCCAGAGTATGCAAAATGTTCTGACAATGAGGCAAATGATGGTCTTTTGGAGGTGGTGGAAATTTTTTGATACTTGCTGCCCCAAGATGTTGTCTTCTCATGAGATGTATCTGAAATACGTTGCGTATGCCTGCCTCAAAGAACACGAATGTAACCGAAACATATTTGACAGCTTTATTAGTGTGTGTGCCCTTCTGAAAAACATGTGTAACGAAACACTTCGTAAAACAGGAATTGATTTCTGCGAAGCGAATCCTTTTATCTTCATGGTATTTTATAGAAATGTCTTGAGAGAAGTCTTCCATAGGCGTGGTGGATTTCAACGATTGGTAGAATATATCCGTGATCACAGATATAGCAAGTGGAAATACCAGAGGAAAGGTCTTATTTCATTGGATGATCCAAATGCACCTGATAATGATATGCACATAGACTTAACTGAAAAACTCAAGAACGAGTTAAAAAGAGAGCATATTTTTGAGACAGTCATTGACCTTGATGAAATTTTAAGTGATAAAAGTAGCAGTATCTTGGCCCGTGTAATGCTAAGAACTATGGAAGCTCAACTTCCACCTTTACCAAGTTATCAAGATCTTGTTAAGAGGTTGGTTGattacagaaaaaaggaaatatctaaaAAGAGAAGAGATGAAGCAGTTGCGAAGTTTGAAGCTTTGGAAGATGCTTTTCAAGAATACTCGTGCTTTAATTCAGATCCTAAAGCCAACattgtttcaaaacaaaaagagaataaaagaagAAGCGAAAATATCATTCAAGCAGTCATCAAATACAACCGTTCAAAACATTCAGTTCAAGCGAATTCGAATACTCCAATCCACCAAGAAGCAGATAGAATTCTAAAACATTTAGAAGGTACCATTAAATCTCTTATAGaaataattgatgaatatgtCAGTGAATGA